The following is a genomic window from Thermodesulfobacteriota bacterium.
ACGGCCCAGGCTCTGATCGTCCAGCTTCTCGATGAGATCACCGCCGGGCCAGAATACGTGATCCCCCTCGTTTATGACGGGACCTATTATGCCGCTTCCCTCAAGCCGACGATCTTCGAAGGCCGAAACCGCTTCTACCTCGTCCTAAAGACCGAAGAGGACATGAAGTCGGTGGTGAAGTCGGTCGAGACGATGGCCAAGCTGAGCGCCCGGGAGCATTTGCCTATTTTGATCGCCCGTGCCCTTCCTGGCATCGGGCTGGAGCACCTTCCCGTTCCGCCCCAAGAGCTGCCCCGCAGGGCCCATTCGGTCTATTTTGCCGTCAATCACCACAGCGACCAATGGTCGTTGGTTCAGAAGACCCATAACCTCGCCCTCTACTGGGATAATGCCCCGGAAGACCTGGAGGTGGAGTTGATGGTGGTGGGACGATAAGGAGAGATCTATGCACCTCACTGATGCCTTCATGGAACTGGTGGCCTATGTGGTCTATTTCGTCAAGACAGCGGGGGCCAAACAGCCCCCTTATGAACAAGTCAAGGCCGACGTCCTGAGGCTTCTCAGCCAGAGCGAATCGGTGGTGAAGCGGGGTCTTTTTTCCCAGGAGGATTACGATCTGGCACGCTTCATGGTCTGTGCCTGGATCGATGAGGCGATCCTCAACTCCGATTGGAACCAAAAATCACAATGGCAGAGAGAGCCCCTCCAGCGCCTCTATTACCATACCCTCGAGGCCGGCGAGGAGGCCTTTGAACGGCTCAACCACCTCGGCCTTCACCAGAGGGACGTCCGGGAGGTTTACTACCTCTGTCTCGCCCTCGGGTTCAAGGGTCGATTTCACCATCCGGGCGATGAGCATCTCTTAGAACAGGTCAAGACCTCCAATCTGAAACTCCTTCTGGGTAGTTCGGTGGGCCTGCCTTCCCTGGAGAGGGCCGAACTCTTTCCGGAAGCCCACCCGGTCGAAGCCGTGGAGATCGGCCCCCAGAAAGGGAAGTTTCGATTCTCGGCCTTTACCCTCGCCTGCCTGGTCGGACCGGTGATTCTCTTCGGCCTTCTCTTTCTGATCTACCAGTTCGCCTTGGGCGGGGTGGGAGAAAATCTTCTTAAGGCGGTGCCGTAGATGAAAACCCTACTCTTGAAATATCTGAAGTACGCCCTGATCGGAATGGCCTTCCTCTTCGTCATCCTGCTGGCCTTTGCTCTGGTCCTTCTCCTCAACTGGCCCTGGTGGATGGGGTTCTTCTTGGTCCTCTTCCTCCTCGCTCTGGGCGTCCTCTTCCTCCTTCTGAGAAAGATCTGGCTCAAACGGAGAGAGGAGAGGTTCGTCCAGCAGGTGATCGAGCAGGACGAATCGAACCTCAAGGCCCTATCGGGCAAGGAGAAAGACGACCTCAAGGAGCTGCAACTCCGATGGAAGGAGGCGGTGGAGGCCCTGAGGCGATCCCATCTGAGGAAGTATGGGAATCCCCTGTACGTCCTTCCCTGGTATATGGTGCTGGGAGAAAGCGGGTCGGGAAAGACGACGGCCATCACCAGTGCCCGCCTCTCTTCTCCCTTCGCCGAGGTGAGTCGAACCTCTGGGCTATCGGGAACCAAGAACGTCGATTGGTGGTTCTTCGAACAGGCCATCATCCTCGACACCGCAGGGAGGTACGCCATCCCCATCGATGAAGGACGAGACAAGGAGGAGTGGCAGAAATTCCTGTCGCTGCTCGTCCGATACCGGAGAAAGGAGCCCCTACACGGCCTGATCATTGCCGTGGCGGCCGATCGACTTCTCGAAGGTCGAGCCGAGGCCCTCGAAGAGGATGGGAAGCAGATTCGGCGCAGGATCGACGAATTGATGAGGGTCCTCGGGGCCAAATTTCCCGTCTATGTCCTGGTGACTAAATGCGATCTGGTCCAGGGGATGACCCAGTTCTGCGAGCAGCTCCCGGAGAAGAGCCTCGACCAGCCCATGGGATACATCAACCAGGATCTCCAAACCGATGTGGTCACGGTGCTGGAGAAGGCCTTTCAGTCCATCGGTGAGCGCTTGAGAAACCTCAGGCTCCTCATGCTCCACCAGCCCGGGCCCAGAGGGGTGGACCCCAGTCTTCTCCTCTTTCCGGAGGAGTTCGAAAATTTAAAGAAGGGCCTTCACGCCTTTATGACCGGCGCCTTCAAAGAGAACCCTTACCAGGAGACGCCCATCCTGAGAGGTCTCTTCTTTAGCAGCGGCCGCCAGGAAGGAAGCCCCTATTCCCACTTCCTAAGCGCCCTGGGCCTGATCGGCGAGAAGGAGGTCCTTCCGGGAACGAACAAGGGCCTCTTTCTTCACGATCTCTTCGCCAAGGTCTTCCCGAAAGACCGGGGCCTGTTCGCTCCGACCAAACGGGCGCTCCAGTGGCGGATGCTCACGAGGAATTTGGGGCTGACCGCCTGGGTCCTCTTGGTGATCGCCTTATGCGGACTGCTCAGTTTCTCCTTCGTCAAGAACCTGAAGGTCATCAACGATGCCCGAAACGAATTTGCCAAACCCCTTGTGTTGAAAGGGGAGGTCCTTTCGGACCTCGCCACCATGGACCGTTTCTGCCAGTCGATTCTAAAGGTGGAGGAGCAGAACAGGGGGTGGTGGGTCCCGAGATTCGGTCTGACCGAGAGCAAGAAGGTGGAGCTGGGGCTCAAGGAGAAGTATTGCAGACAGTTCCAGATGGGGTTTTTGACCTCCTTCGACAAACAGATGGCCCAGGCGTTGGCCGGCCTGACGCTCACGACCCCGGATGAAACCGTCGCCCATTATGTGACCCATCTGGTCAGACGAATCAACCTCCTCAAGGCAAGACTCGAGGGTCAGCCCTTTTCGGTCTTAATGGGAAAACCCCAGCCCTCTTATGAACCGACGTCCCCTTCGGCCGATCTCAAGGCGACGTCGGAAATGAAGACCAGATTCGGCCAGCTCTACCTCTACTACCTCATCTGGAGAACGGATATCGGTGAGATCAACAAAGAGATCGCCGTGCTTCAGGCCTGGCTCAAAGACCTCCTCGCCACCAAGAGGACGAATCTCCGTTGGCTTGTCCTCTGGGCGGATCGTCAGGGGACGATCCCCTCCATCGGGCTCCGAGACTTTTGGGGAGGAAGCCTTTCGGTCGCGGAGGAGAGATCGGTCGCCCCCTCGTTTACCCGGAAAGGAAAGGAGGCCATCGACGCCTTCATCAAAGAGCTGGA
Proteins encoded in this region:
- a CDS encoding DotU family type IV/VI secretion system protein, with the protein product MHLTDAFMELVAYVVYFVKTAGAKQPPYEQVKADVLRLLSQSESVVKRGLFSQEDYDLARFMVCAWIDEAILNSDWNQKSQWQREPLQRLYYHTLEAGEEAFERLNHLGLHQRDVREVYYLCLALGFKGRFHHPGDEHLLEQVKTSNLKLLLGSSVGLPSLERAELFPEAHPVEAVEIGPQKGKFRFSAFTLACLVGPVILFGLLFLIYQFALGGVGENLLKAVP
- a CDS encoding type VI secretion system protein ImpL, whose protein sequence is MKTLLLKYLKYALIGMAFLFVILLAFALVLLLNWPWWMGFFLVLFLLALGVLFLLLRKIWLKRREERFVQQVIEQDESNLKALSGKEKDDLKELQLRWKEAVEALRRSHLRKYGNPLYVLPWYMVLGESGSGKTTAITSARLSSPFAEVSRTSGLSGTKNVDWWFFEQAIILDTAGRYAIPIDEGRDKEEWQKFLSLLVRYRRKEPLHGLIIAVAADRLLEGRAEALEEDGKQIRRRIDELMRVLGAKFPVYVLVTKCDLVQGMTQFCEQLPEKSLDQPMGYINQDLQTDVVTVLEKAFQSIGERLRNLRLLMLHQPGPRGVDPSLLLFPEEFENLKKGLHAFMTGAFKENPYQETPILRGLFFSSGRQEGSPYSHFLSALGLIGEKEVLPGTNKGLFLHDLFAKVFPKDRGLFAPTKRALQWRMLTRNLGLTAWVLLVIALCGLLSFSFVKNLKVINDARNEFAKPLVLKGEVLSDLATMDRFCQSILKVEEQNRGWWVPRFGLTESKKVELGLKEKYCRQFQMGFLTSFDKQMAQALAGLTLTTPDETVAHYVTHLVRRINLLKARLEGQPFSVLMGKPQPSYEPTSPSADLKATSEMKTRFGQLYLYYLIWRTDIGEINKEIAVLQAWLKDLLATKRTNLRWLVLWADRQGTIPSIGLRDFWGGSLSVAEERSVAPSFTRKGKEAIDAFIKELESALPEPALLSNQKADFERWYPTVCFEHWQHFLTVFPRGAERLKGMKEWQPVASKMGTDQGPYFALLNRIATELEPHLQGESLPLWLQQVYHFQVIKALSRTQKEGGLIDKAAEEARKWFTQLEKRLGKEVGQLEAQSQAAKAFLDYTQGLNTIAQATASRSQAYQLASQVFSEDPASSKSPLVGCANALNRLKGLMAKGRPTEEVFWRLVGGPLDFLWSFIRRETAAYLQAQWEEKVLAEVQGLPPAQATQLLLGPEGHVWKFMKGTAAPFVSKTPKGYVPKEFLGGAIPFEPSFLNFVTKGAPAPTLTKQSYSVVIRGLPTAANPEAKTKPHSTKIELNCAGQTQTLVNYNFPVSRTFQWSMETCGDVLFQIEVGPFVLTKRFTGNQAFPDFLQEFREGQRVFTPSDFPNEKAGLEGLGIKQIKVSYQFGGDFQALVGQIKPILSQAPASIVRAWEE